A portion of the Edaphobacter lichenicola genome contains these proteins:
- a CDS encoding type I restriction-modification system subunit M has product MAGTKGTKKEVKQSTAQQLGNIVKSCRAIMRKDKGLNGDLDRLPMLTWIMFLKFLDDMEQVREAETKLARKPYKPSIEPPYRWRDWAAKAEGITGPELLSFINQDEAVRPDGTRGPGLFAYLRSLESTNGDRRDVISRVFQGTVNRMLTGYLLRDVINKVNGIHFTSKDEIHTLGHMYETMLREMRDAAGDSGEFYTPRSVVKFIVSVVNPQLGETVLDPAAGTGGFLVEAFDHLKAQAKRAQDYDLLQHGTLHGIEAKSLPYLLCEMNLLLHGLEYPEIDPGNALRFPLREIGDKDRVDVIVTNPPFGGEEERGILSNFPEDKQTADTALLFLQLIMRKLRRPVRGNKGGRCGMVVPNGVLFGDGIGARIKEELLKEFNLHTIVRLPNGVFAPYTGIPANLLFFDRSGPTHDVWYYEQPLPAGRKNYTKTAPMQFEEFSACLDWWNDRKENLCAWKTSAAKLLENGCNLDVKNPNSKEDIEHLTPDVVVQSILSKERRIAEIMVAVQQLLQKGAV; this is encoded by the coding sequence ATGGCAGGAACCAAAGGAACGAAAAAAGAAGTAAAGCAATCGACGGCTCAACAACTTGGCAACATCGTCAAGTCGTGCCGGGCAATCATGCGCAAGGATAAGGGTCTCAACGGCGATCTTGACCGCCTGCCGATGCTCACCTGGATCATGTTTCTCAAGTTCCTGGATGACATGGAGCAAGTCAGGGAAGCCGAAACAAAGCTCGCGAGAAAACCCTATAAGCCAAGCATCGAACCGCCGTATCGTTGGCGTGACTGGGCAGCCAAGGCCGAGGGAATAACGGGACCAGAATTACTGTCCTTTATCAATCAGGATGAAGCTGTGCGCCCGGACGGTACACGCGGTCCCGGTCTATTTGCCTACCTTCGTTCACTTGAGAGCACCAACGGTGATCGCCGGGACGTCATCTCTCGTGTCTTCCAAGGAACCGTGAATCGAATGCTCACGGGGTACTTGTTACGAGATGTGATCAACAAGGTGAATGGCATCCACTTCACTTCAAAGGATGAGATTCACACGCTCGGCCATATGTACGAAACGATGCTTCGCGAGATGCGAGACGCGGCGGGAGATTCGGGTGAGTTCTATACTCCACGATCCGTCGTTAAATTCATTGTCTCGGTCGTAAATCCGCAATTGGGTGAGACGGTTCTAGACCCGGCGGCCGGTACGGGCGGCTTCCTGGTCGAAGCTTTCGATCACCTGAAGGCGCAGGCAAAGCGTGCCCAAGACTACGATCTTCTTCAGCACGGTACATTGCACGGGATCGAAGCGAAGTCACTCCCCTATCTCCTTTGCGAAATGAACCTCCTACTCCACGGATTGGAGTATCCCGAGATAGACCCCGGCAATGCTTTGCGTTTTCCTCTGAGGGAGATCGGCGATAAGGACCGTGTGGACGTGATCGTGACGAATCCTCCTTTTGGGGGAGAGGAAGAGCGGGGCATCCTTTCAAATTTTCCAGAAGACAAACAGACCGCCGATACAGCTCTGCTTTTCTTGCAGCTGATCATGCGGAAACTCCGTCGTCCGGTGCGGGGGAACAAGGGCGGCAGGTGCGGGATGGTCGTGCCAAACGGAGTGCTCTTTGGAGATGGAATAGGTGCACGTATCAAGGAAGAATTGCTGAAGGAATTCAACCTCCACACGATAGTGCGGCTTCCAAATGGAGTATTCGCTCCCTACACGGGCATACCCGCAAATCTTCTTTTCTTTGACCGTTCGGGTCCGACGCACGACGTTTGGTATTACGAGCAGCCTCTACCAGCCGGGAGAAAAAACTATACCAAGACCGCCCCGATGCAGTTTGAGGAATTCTCGGCTTGTCTGGATTGGTGGAATGATCGCAAAGAAAATCTCTGCGCGTGGAAGACCTCAGCGGCCAAATTGCTCGAAAACGGATGCAATCTTGATGTAAAGAATCCAAATTCGAAAGAGGATATTGAACACCTGACCCCGGATGTAGTGGTGCAAAGCATTCTCAGCAAAGAGCGCCGGATTGCTGAAATCATGGTCGCCGTTCAGCAGTTGTTGCAGAAAGGTGCCGTATGA
- the hsdR gene encoding EcoAI/FtnUII family type I restriction enzme subunit R gives MPLNEADTCRTYVLPKLYSAGWEDNQISEQKSFTDGRIVLVGNRAIRRPQKRADYLLRYRRDFPIAVVEAKAAYKTSGDGLQQAKEYAQILGLKFAYATNGHSILEHDFLTGIDTELETFPTASELWARLRTAENITEEVGNRLLTPFYHLAGRPSRYYQEIAINRAVQSILQGKKRSLLTLATGTGKTEVAFQICWKLTNSLWNRTGEHRRPRILYLADRNVLVDDPKDKTFAPFGEARHKIEGEAVKSREMYFAIYQAIAKDQRRPGLYRDYARDFFDLIIVDECHRGSARDESNWREILEYFEPASQIGMTATPLREDNRDTYRYFQNPLYTYSLRQGIDDGFLAPYRVHRIVSTVDAAGWRPTPGELDRYGREIPDALYGTSDFDRVIALKARTEAIARNLSDFLKKTDRFAKTIVFCADQEHAEEMRRALNNCNADLVRQFPDYVARVVSDEGDTGRAHLGRFMELETQTPTILTTSQMLTTGVNAPTCKNVVLVRNINSMSEFKQIIGRGTRVRDDYGKLYFNILDYTGSATRLFADRDFDGDPAQTVDEQMNAEGEAIGEPVVVDEPQAEDPAEQEQEAARGPVFDDEQGPPRKYHVDGGVVVEIAAHLVYELDEDGRRLEVRRFTEYTADSVRSMYPSAADLRARWSAPDERAAIIAALEQRGISFEELAEVAKQPDADPFDLLCNVAYSAPIRSRRERAEAARLDGQAFFNRFTNGARQVLNELLDKYVEFGTAQFQIPDILKVSPLSEHGNVIEIAQLFGGPDQLQAAVGELQQLLYAA, from the coding sequence ATGCCCCTGAACGAAGCCGATACCTGCCGTACTTACGTCCTGCCAAAGCTCTACAGCGCCGGATGGGAAGACAACCAGATCAGCGAGCAAAAGAGCTTTACAGATGGCCGGATTGTGCTCGTTGGCAACCGAGCGATCCGCCGTCCTCAGAAGCGCGCCGACTATCTGTTGCGGTATCGCCGGGACTTCCCCATTGCCGTCGTGGAAGCGAAAGCGGCCTATAAGACCTCCGGCGACGGATTGCAGCAAGCCAAGGAATATGCCCAGATTCTGGGACTGAAGTTCGCCTATGCGACGAACGGCCATAGCATCCTTGAACATGACTTCCTGACCGGCATCGATACTGAACTGGAGACGTTCCCCACGGCATCAGAACTTTGGGCACGACTCAGAACAGCGGAGAACATCACCGAGGAAGTCGGCAACCGACTGCTCACGCCGTTCTATCACTTGGCAGGAAGGCCGTCGCGCTACTACCAGGAGATTGCGATCAATCGTGCGGTGCAGTCCATTCTCCAGGGCAAGAAACGATCGCTGCTGACGCTTGCGACCGGGACCGGGAAGACAGAGGTCGCCTTTCAGATCTGCTGGAAGCTGACGAACTCCTTATGGAATCGTACCGGCGAGCATCGCCGTCCTAGAATTCTTTACCTCGCCGACCGCAATGTGCTCGTTGATGACCCAAAGGACAAAACCTTCGCTCCGTTCGGCGAAGCCCGGCACAAGATTGAAGGGGAGGCGGTCAAAAGCCGCGAGATGTACTTTGCCATTTATCAGGCGATTGCGAAAGACCAGCGCCGTCCAGGGTTATACCGCGACTATGCCCGCGATTTCTTTGACCTGATCATCGTAGACGAATGCCACCGGGGGAGCGCACGCGACGAAAGCAATTGGCGGGAGATTCTCGAATATTTTGAGCCCGCAAGTCAGATCGGCATGACCGCGACACCGCTACGTGAAGACAACCGCGACACGTATCGCTATTTTCAGAATCCGCTCTATACCTACAGTCTCCGGCAAGGTATTGACGACGGATTCCTCGCGCCATACCGAGTGCATCGTATCGTATCGACCGTAGATGCCGCTGGCTGGCGTCCGACTCCCGGCGAGCTTGACCGCTATGGCCGGGAAATCCCGGATGCCTTGTACGGCACATCGGATTTTGATCGCGTGATCGCCCTGAAAGCACGCACGGAAGCCATCGCTCGCAACCTGTCGGATTTTCTGAAGAAAACTGATCGCTTTGCAAAGACCATCGTTTTCTGTGCAGACCAGGAACACGCCGAAGAGATGCGACGGGCGCTCAACAACTGCAATGCAGATTTGGTCCGCCAGTTTCCCGACTATGTCGCCCGCGTCGTCTCCGATGAAGGCGACACGGGGCGGGCTCACTTGGGCCGATTCATGGAACTGGAAACCCAGACACCGACAATTCTTACGACATCACAGATGCTTACGACAGGCGTCAATGCGCCCACCTGCAAGAATGTCGTGCTCGTGCGCAATATCAACTCAATGTCGGAATTCAAGCAGATCATTGGCCGTGGTACTCGCGTGCGGGACGACTACGGCAAGTTGTATTTCAATATCCTCGATTACACCGGCAGCGCCACACGCTTGTTTGCCGATAGGGACTTTGACGGTGATCCAGCGCAGACTGTTGACGAACAGATGAACGCGGAAGGCGAGGCCATAGGAGAGCCGGTCGTCGTGGATGAACCACAGGCCGAAGATCCAGCAGAACAGGAGCAGGAGGCCGCACGCGGACCTGTCTTTGATGATGAGCAGGGGCCGCCGCGCAAATATCACGTTGATGGCGGCGTGGTGGTGGAAATTGCCGCTCATCTCGTTTACGAGCTCGACGAAGACGGTAGACGGCTGGAAGTTCGACGATTCACAGAATACACCGCTGATAGTGTCCGCAGCATGTATCCTTCTGCCGCCGATCTGCGTGCCAGGTGGAGTGCCCCCGATGAGCGCGCCGCGATTATTGCCGCCCTTGAGCAGCGCGGCATCTCCTTTGAGGAATTGGCCGAGGTTGCCAAGCAACCAGACGCGGACCCTTTCGACCTTCTCTGCAATGTGGCCTACAGTGCGCCGATCCGGAGCAGACGTGAGCGGGCTGAGGCCGCCCGTCTTGACGGCCAGGCATTTTTCAATCGGTTCACCAACGGCGCGCGTCAGGTGCTTAACGAACTGCTAGACAAGTATGTCGAGTTTGGGACAGCACAATTCCAGATACCAGACATCCTTAAGGTTTCGCCTTTGTCGGAGCACGGGAATGTAATTGAAATCGCTCAACTTTTTGGTGGTCCCGATCAACTTCAAGCCGCCGTCGGCGAACTTCAACAATTGCTCTATGCAGCATAA
- a CDS encoding ParB/RepB/Spo0J family partition protein has product MKRAAANLRSAFQNNILTLPLSSIVPQRNATAEALRSSIFKQILSSVREIGLIEPLVVFPQEGKGFLLLDGHLRFEALKILGTEEVNCILSTDDESYTYNKRVNHIPPVAQHFMLMEALKSGVAEERIAATLNVDVAAIRRRAQMLEGICPEVVEMLRDKKLSLELFPILRKMKAIGQIATVELMVLRNDYSVSFAKTRLAISPPALLTQASIARQNKANSDAADTLLGEDTDGIIQNLKAIEETYGTDVLTLTVTCAYLDRLFKEEKIKYYLDRHHPGPLETLMTIISDLRPSPTQERASKGQ; this is encoded by the coding sequence ATGAAACGTGCCGCCGCCAACTTGCGTTCTGCTTTTCAGAACAACATCCTAACTCTGCCGCTGAGCTCGATCGTTCCACAGCGGAATGCAACTGCAGAGGCGCTCCGTTCCTCTATCTTTAAACAAATCCTATCCTCCGTCCGCGAAATCGGCCTAATCGAGCCGCTCGTGGTATTTCCGCAGGAAGGTAAAGGCTTTCTGCTACTGGATGGACATCTCAGATTTGAGGCCCTCAAGATATTGGGGACGGAGGAAGTTAACTGCATCCTTTCCACGGACGATGAGAGCTACACGTACAACAAGCGAGTTAACCACATCCCACCTGTAGCCCAACACTTCATGCTGATGGAAGCTCTCAAGAGCGGAGTCGCCGAGGAGCGTATCGCCGCTACCCTGAACGTGGATGTTGCGGCAATTCGGAGGCGGGCGCAAATGCTCGAAGGAATTTGCCCAGAGGTCGTAGAGATGTTGCGTGACAAAAAGCTAAGCCTGGAACTGTTCCCAATACTGCGAAAGATGAAAGCGATTGGACAGATCGCGACAGTGGAGCTAATGGTCCTCCGCAATGACTATTCTGTATCGTTTGCAAAGACCAGGCTCGCCATCAGTCCTCCGGCGCTTCTGACACAGGCTTCAATTGCACGCCAAAACAAGGCCAATTCCGACGCAGCGGACACGCTCCTGGGCGAAGACACCGACGGCATAATTCAGAACCTAAAGGCAATCGAAGAGACCTACGGCACTGACGTCCTCACGCTAACGGTGACATGCGCCTATCTCGACCGCTTATTTAAAGAGGAAAAAATTAAATACTACCTGGATCGGCACCATCCCGGCCCCCTGGAAACTTTGATGACAATCATCTCGGATCTGAGACCATCTCCAACCCAGGAGAGAGCCAGTAAGGGTCAATAG